CACCCAATTCCATGGGATTATTTTAATTCTATGAATACAGGATCAGGGAAAGATTTGAACTGGTTCTGGAATAATTGGTTCTATACAAACAATTATATAGATCTCAAAATTACAAAAGGAACTCAGGAGAACGGATTGCTTACAGTAAATATTGATAATGTCGGAGGTTTTGCAATTCCTTTTGATGCTATAATAACTTACGACGACGGAGGAATTGAAAATCTTCATTTTACACCTTCATTATGGGAGAAAAATCAAAAACAGGCAGTTCTTACGATTCCTGTAAAAAATAAAGTAAAATCGATTAAACTGGATGGGGATATTTTTATGGATTATACTCCTGAAAATAATTCTAAAAATTTATAATCAAAAAGCCTTCAGTATACTGAAGGCTTTTTGATTATTAGAAATAAGCTGTTAATCTTAATCCAATCGTTATATATCTAACTTTTTCTTTAGCAAAAGAAGTGTTGAATACTTCGTTCATTTCTTCGTCGTCTTTTACCAGGTCGCTAAAGTGGTAATTCATCGTGGACTTAATCTGGTTGTATTCGGCGTAGGCGGTAATCCCGAGTTCAGGATTGAATTTATAAGTGATAGCACTTCCTAAATTAAGCCTGAAAGCCTTTGAAGGTTTATAAGTTGCCAGCTCCAATTGATTGTCTGGAGTGCCAATATGCTCACTTTTAACAAAAATTTTTCCGCTTGCAGGTATTGAATAGCCACCTGTAGCTTTTAACATGACTTCCCAGTTTTTTGCAAATTCATGAGAAAAATATGGACCCAAACCAAAATTGAGAAATCCTAATGACTGAGTCGTGATATCAAAGTTTTCATAGTGTTCCTCATCATCCAAAGTAAGTCTTTGAGGTTTGATCGGGAAACTACTAAAGCTAAGATCTCCTCCAATTCCCCATTTTTTTGAAAAAAAATAGGCTCCTTCTAATCCTGCATCAAAGCCAACCTGCTTTCTGTTATCGAGCTCAGATTCTTTCAGGAAGTTTGTGGTGGCGAGTGCTGATCCCACTTTTATAGACAGAAAAGAAGGATATCCGTTACTTTCTATCCTGGAAAGCAGGCTTAGATTATCTCCTTTATTCTTGTAAAATTTATCAATGAAAAAATATCCTAATTCAGTAGAAATAATCCCTACTCCTGCACCCGCAAGAATATCAGGCATCCAATGTCTGTTATTCAGGTTTCTTCCAAGTCCTGTCAATGTAGCTGCGCCATATCCTCCAATACTGTAAGCCGGATTTACGAGTCCATACTCCTTGTGTAGAAAGCTGGCGTTGGCAAAAGCCATTGCAGCGTGCCCGGATGGAAAAGAGTTTTTGGCTGATGCATCCGGACGTTCAACTTTAGATGTGTACTTTATAGAATTGACGATGATTCCCATAATAGCTAAACTTGTGGCATAAGATAAAGTAGCTCTTCCAATATTATTACGTCCTTTAATTCCCGCTAACTTCAAACCGTACACCGTAGCAGCAGGAGCATATTGAAGGTAATCGTCAAAACTAGCCTTAAAATCCGGCAGATATCGATTTCTTATGTCACGGATGTTTTTACGCTCACCCCAGGTAGCAGCTGAAGCGGTAAATAATAATGTTGGGGCAATTGATTTTTGGACCCATTCTTTTTTTAAGAAAGGTACCTTCTCTGAAAGTGCGGGAGGTTCTGAAATAGAATGAGAGAGATTGTTTTCTTGCTGAAGAGTATCCTGTGCCTTGTATAGGCATAAGGTAAGCAGCATAAAAAATGCTAATACTAATTTATTCATCATTGTGTGTTTTTTATTTTAAATTTTAAAATTTGCCAAAAATATAAAAAAAAACCTTTCTCAAAACTGAGAAAGGCTTTTTTAACATATTAAGAAAACTTATAATACTCTTAAACCTGCTCTAGGACCAGAAGAACTTACAACTGCCTGCATTCTTGTTTTTTGCCCTGCAGAGAACATAAACATTGCAGCATCATCTACATAGTCCATATAGTTCATGAACATAATAGATCTTGATACCCCACTACAAGTATTGTATACAGGATATGTAGGTTTGTTATAATTAGCTCCTGTTTGTGTAGGTGTATCCGCTACCTGATCGTTTCCGCAATTTGCATCACCCCAGATATGTCTAAGATTTAAATAGTGTCCTACTTCATGAGTAGCCGTTCTTCCCAAATTGAAAGGAGAAGATGCTCCTGTTTTTCCAAAATAAGGAGCTGCAATCACCACCCCATCATTCCATAATCCTGCTGATTCAGGGAAGGTCGCATATCCAAGAACTTGTCCCATGCTGCCTACTACCCAGATGTTGAAATAGTTGGTAGGATTGGTGGCATCAATACCTCCGGAAGAAGCTTTTTTCATGGCATCATTAGTGCTCCAGCTTGTTTTAGTTGTAGATTTTCTTACGGTATTTGCTAGTCTGAATCTCACTTTTACATCCCCTGATTTTACAGATTGAAATTCTGTTGGTATTTTATTTACATCACTGTTCGTACCTCCGTAGTCAGCATTAAGAACAGCAATTTGCTCTGCTATTCTGGCATCAGAAACATTTTGTGCAGAAGTATTGTACAATACATTTACTACCACAGGGATTTCAACAGTACCATCTGCAAGAACTTTCCCCATTTTAATTGCGTTTGCAAATCTTTCAGTATTCGCTTCAATAGCTGCATACTTTTGTCTGAGTTCAGGATTGTTCTGAAGTGTTTGCTTTCTGATTTCTTCTGAAGGACAAGATCTTCTGTTGGCTAAATCTGAAGCAGTTGCAGATTTGTTTGCAGTCTCTTCACCTTGATTTGAAACATTGTCGCTGTTACAAGCAGACATGAATCCTAATGCCAGGATTCCAAATAATAGTTTTTTCATAGTTTCTATAAATTTATTTGTGGAAAAACGAAATTATATTATTTTGGGTGAGTTTGCAAGATTTCATTTTTGTGAATTGCTATTGTTTTATGGATTTTTATAAATTTTAATTCAGTAATTTATTTCATTTTATGGTGATTTTATACTTTACTGGCGGTGTTTTCGTGTTTTTATTCATTTTCATAATTTCCATATCTAAATCTTTATTTTGGTTATAATTATGTAAGTAAAATTGATATTCATTGCATAATTAATAAAAACATATTGTGTGGAGGTATGATTTACTGCTCTTCGAATGTTTTGTCTTTCTTTTGCCAGTATTTACAGTGTAAAAAGTCCCTTTCTGAATTTCAGAAAGGGACTTTTTATAATTTAAATTTGAAAAGGTTTTAATCAGTAAACAATTCGAGAAGCTAGTCGAATCCATTTTTCATGGCGAAAACAGCGAGTCCCACACGGGTTTTCAAATCTAATTTTTCACAAAGCTGGTCTCTGTAACTTTCCACAGTTCTTGGGCTGCAGCACATTTTATCAGCTATTTCTTTATAACTTAGTTCAGTAACTGTATATTTCAGGAATTCTTTTTCACGCTCAGAAATCCGCACTGTATCTTTAGATTCAGTTTCATTGTTCAGATTAGAAAATATAATGCGTGACGCCCATTCCGGATAAAAGAATCCTTCCGTATTTAATTTCACAAGAGCTGTTTCCAGTTCTTTAGGGTGGGTGTTTTTTAATAAATACCCTTTTGCCCCGTTTTTTATCATTTTGATGACGCTTTTGTCATCCCCTTGCATGCTCAAGGCCATTACTTTAATATCGGGGTGGTTTTCTTTGAGCCATAACACGGTTTCGAAACCGTCCATAATTGGCATGCTGATGTCGAGTAAGATAATATCAGGAATTTTATTGTTATTTTCGAATTTCTGAATAAGATCTTTTCCGTTTTCACAGACATAAATAACTTCAAAATCTTTAAAGTTGTCAATAATACCTTCCAATGCCTTCGCAATAAGGATGTGGTCGTCAACGATAACAATTGTTTTTTTCATGGCTGTCTTTTTAGTGTAATATTAACGGTTGTTCCTTTGTTCTTTAAACTTTCCAGAGTGAAGTCTGCTCCTATGATTTCCGCTCTGTTTTTCATATTGGTTAATCCAATGCCATTAGATCTTATGTTAGCCCTGTCAAATCCGATACCATCATCCTGAATATTCAGTTCCCAAAGTGCTTCACTCGAAGTATTGAGGTTAATGAAAATATTTTTGCACTGGGCGTGTTTTATACTGTTCTGAATAAATTCCTGGGTGATTCTCAAAAGTACATTCTTATGTACAAATCCAAGGTCGAGTTGTTTAAAATTATGTTTAAAGCTTACATTACATTTTTTAAAAGCATTGGTGTTATCAACTTCTTCCTGAATTAAGGTTACGATTTCCTTTTGATTGATATTATCATCAGTTAAAGTTTTCGAAAGACTTCTAAGGTCCTGAAGGGATTGGTTGATGATCTGTGATACCTGTTCTATTCTTTCATTGACTTCAGGAACTTTATTTTCGTATAAAAGCTGCTGAGTGTACAAGCTTACTAATGTGAGTTTCTGTCCTATGTTGTCATGAAGTTCACGGCCAATCTGTTGCATAGTAGCCTGTTGGATCTCCAGCTGAGTGGCCAAGAGCTCCTTCTGATGGATTTCATTTTTTATTTCAATTTCATTTAAATACTCTTTTTTTCGCTGTCTGTATTTTCTAATATATACCATTAGCGCAGCTACGAATAATACAAAGAATACGTTAAATAAAATAATGGTTATTAAAAGTTCCGTTTTCCCCATATGAATGAAGCTGAAAATAATAAATACATGATAATATCTGAAATCTGTGAGTAATTGCAATAAATACTCCAGATTTCCCGGTTGTCATAATATAGAAGTGTATAAAATGTAAAAAATGGAAGTGTTCCAATATAAAATAATGTTACTCCCAGGTTTATATAAAACATTTTATTGTTACTGAAATTGATTATATCTTCAGAATTCACCTGTTTATAGTACTCCATGATAACTAAAATCATTAAAAGTAAACACCCAAAAGTATAATTAAATGAATAAATTATTTTACTTTCCTTAAAATACAGTTCACTGGGAATAAATGAAATCAGATAAAATAAGGAAAGGATCCCGAATAGTTTTCTATTGTTGAACGATTTTGCAGCATATAACCAATAGAAAAACAAAAATTCCATGGGGATTACAAAATAATTATAATATTTGATTTTTGAGAATAAGGAAAAATTTCCATACCTGCCAAAAGACTCAAATATAAAAATTGCTATCAAATATATTGAAAAGTATTTCCAGTATTGATTTTTTAATGACTTTAGAAAAAAAATCGAAACTAAAGCGGATAAACCTTCTGTACAATATAATGAATAGTCCAGTACACTTCGCAATGAATCCATTTTTTACTTAATAGTTTTGAACAATTGGAGAATCAGGAGGAATTAAGCTTCCGTGGTTTTGTGCTAGTCCGCCTTCTTCTTCAATAGGATCTGTTGTATTTCGAGATTTTAATGCCATAGCGATTACCTGACCATTGGAATTGGATGGATTGAAATCGTAATGTAAAATCTTTCCGTTTTTGTCTTCTTTTTTTAGAGTGGGAACCATTATTAAAGTATGTCGTTCAGCGTACTCTTTTGGAACAGTATGATTTTCCATAATTGTCCAATTGTCAATCTTAGGATAAGCAGCATAATAAAATCTAATACCCAAATCACTTTCATTGGTTGCGGGATTCACTTTCTTAGCTTCTGTTTCAAGATCGTTAATGAATTTTTTCAATTTAGGTAAGTCGAACCAGATAGAATCTGCATCAGTCATTTCAAGAGTAGAATTAATTGCTTTCAGTTGATTATTACGGTAATTATTAATCAGCTCCTGAATAAAGACATTACTCATGGTGTTTGGAAGACTTAGTGTCTCCACATCACCTTCGAGAATAGGTTTTGTTTCCATAATGTTAGTTTTTTAAACACAGTGTTAGTTAGTAATGCAAATCTCGGAAAAATTTTAGGTTAAATGACAGGGATTTCTCCTATTTGTTATCCGTGATTTTACGGGAAGATGGATTTTCTTTATAAAATGGCAATTTTTTGGTGAAAAAATTGATGTTTCGAATCTTAATTAGATTTTATTTTTATGTTAAAATAAATGCTTATTATATTATAATTATTAATAATTGAATATATTTACTTGTAGAAAAAAAAATAATTTTGAAAACAAAACTTTTTAGCATTGCCATATTGGGACTTTTATCGGTTGGAATGTTATTTCAATCATGCTACAGTGATAATGAAAGTGAAGCATCAAGCGATAAAGTAATTTCTCAAAATTACAAGGACCGATTAATTGATAGTAAAACAGCTCAGGCGCTGGGAGATACTTATCTCACTAATAACTACGCTGTATTATTAGGGGGACGAACAGCTAGGGGATTGTCAGCCGAAGATGCAAGACAGGTAATTTATCCAATAGAAATTTTGGAAGCGTTTATTGCAAGTGTAGAAGAGAAAGCAGGGCAAGATGCATTAATTGGGGTTAATATCGGACAATACCCTTCTTCCGAAATAGTGGACGCTCATCAGAGAGAAGATTATAAAGGATATCAGACTATGTATCTAATGTCTTACAAAACTCCTGCGGATACTGTTTCTGCGGCTAATTGTGTAGAGGCAATGAATCATGGTAGTATTATTCCTCCTGATGCGACGGCAGATAAAAATGATATTTTAGATAAGAATATTAATAATTATCTCATAGCTAATGAAACGGCTTCACTTCTGGATAAAACCTATGCATTAAACAATGAAAAGACGTTGGATGCAAAGGGAATTGAAGTTAAAAGGCAATATTTTTATAGTATTGGTTTATTGAAGGGATATCTTCAATATGTAAAAGAACAGGCTGTGATTAATGGTATTACTGACGTGAATATTGCAATTAATATGGGACAGAATAGCTTCAGTTCGGGCGCTGTGAATAAAGGGAAGCAAAAGGCAGGAAGTCAATGTATCTTTTTTACAGCATTTCCTAAGGGAAATGAGGCAAATAGTAAAAATTTGAATATTCTAAATAATCTCCCGGCTCTTAAATAACTTTGATGTCCGGATAAAAATAAAAAAGCGGTAGAAATAATAATTTCTACCGCTTTTTTTACACTTGAATCTTTTTTGATATCGTTATGTGTTACTTTCATAGCGTTGTCCAGATTTATGTCAATGTGAATTAACAAAAATAAGTGCTGTAGATTTTGTCTACAGCACTTACTACAAAAATAATATATATGAAAAAAACTATTTATTTTTCCGCCGGTCTGAAAACCAGACCTGTTTCATCGAAATAATCCAAAGTGATTCGGTCTCCGTCATTTACATTTCCGGCCAGAATCTCGCGGGATAGTTTATTTAAAACTTCCTGCTGGATAACTCTCTTTAAAGGTCTTGCACCAAAAGCAGGATCATATCCTTTATTCATTAAATAATCTACGGCATCCTGAGTTGCTGTCATGATAATATTTCGTTTTGCTAACATATCATTAAAGCCTCGCAACTGATATTGAACAATTTTTCCAATTTCCTTTTTTCTTAAAGGCTGGAATAATACAATCTCATCAATTCTGTTTAAGAACTCCGGACGAAGAGTTTGCTTTAGTAAGTCAAAAACTTCTTCTTTTGTTTTCTCTACGATTTCATCCTGATTGGCTTCAGTAATGTTCTCAAAATTTTCCTGAATCAAATGTGATCCCAGGTTAGAAGTCATAATGATAATTGAGTTTTTAAAGTTGACAACTCTACCTTTGTTGTCTGTCAAACGACCATCATCCAAAACCTGCAATAAGGTATTGAAAACATCAGGGTGGGCTTTTTCAATCTCATCCAAAAGAACAACTGAATAAGGTCGTCTTCTCACTGCTTCTGTAAGTTGTCCTCCTTCATCATATCCTACATATCCGGGAGGCGCTCCTACTAATCTGGAAACAGAATGACGTTCCTGATATTCACTCATGTCGATTCGGGTCATATTGTTCTCATCGTCGAATAAAAATTCAGCCAGCGCTTTTGCTAACTCTGTTTTACCAACACCTGTTGTACCGAGGAAAAGAAAGGATCCTATTGGTTTTTTCTCATCACTCAATCCTGCACGGTTTCTTCTGATCGCATCAGAAACAGCCTGAATGGCTTCTTCTTGTCCCACAACCCTGTGATGAAGTTCTGTTTCAAGGTGCAGCAATTTCTCCCTTTCCGATTGTAAAAGTTTTGTTACAGGAATTCCTGTCCACTTAGCAATTACTTCGGAGATATTTTCTGCAGTTACCTCTTCTTTTATTAACTCGTTCTGATGATTTTGCATTTCAAGTTCCAGCTTCTGCAAGTCATCTTCTTTTTCTTTGATTTTTCCATATTGGATTTCTGCTACTTTAGCATAATCTCCAGCTCTGGAAGCTCTTTCCGCTTCTAGTTTTAAAGATTCAATATCTTTTTTAATCTGTGTAAGATCTTCACTTTTTTGTTTTTCTTTCAACCATTTTGCATTAATCTCATTCCGTTGTTCGGAAATTTTTGAAATATCTTCTTTTAAATGGTCAATTTTGGTCTGATTGCCTTCTCTTGAAATAGCAGCCAGCTCAATTTCCATCTGCATAAGCTTTCTATCCAAGACATCAAGCTCTTCAGGTTTGGAGTTGATTTCCATTCTCAACTTGGCAGAAGCCTCATCAATAAGGTCAATTGCTTTATCCGGTAAGAATCGGTCTGAGATGTATCTCTGAGACATTTCAACTGCTGCAATAATAGCCTCATCTTTAATCCTTACTTTATGATGAGCTTCGTATTTATCTTTAATTCCACGTAAAATAGAGATCGCAGATTCTGTATCCGGCTCTTCCACCATTACTTTCTGAAAACGTCTTTCAAGGGCTTTGTCCTTTTCAAAATATTTTTGATATTCATTCAGGGTAGTGGCACCTATTGCTCTCAATTCTCCTCTTGCCAAGGCAGGTTTTAAAATATTTGCAGCGTCCATAGCGCCTTCACCACCACCAGCTCCTACTAATGTGTGGATTTCATCAATGAAAAGAATAATTTGTCCGTCAGATTTTATTACCTCATTAACGACAGACTTCAAACGCTCTTCAAATTCTCCTTTATATTTTGCTCCGGCGATTAATGCTCCCATATCTAATGAATATAAAGTTTTATCCATCAGATTTTCCGGAACGTCTCCGTTAATAATTCTATGTGCAATTCCTTCTGCAATTGCAGTTTTACCCACACCTGGTTCTCCAATTAGGATCGGATTGTTTTTTGTTCTTCTGGAAAGAATCTGTAATACACGACGGATTTCTTCATCACGTCCGATTACCGGATCAAGTTTTCCTTCTGCTGCTAATTCATTAAAATTTTTAGCATATTTATTGAGAGATTGGTAAGTTTCTTCTGAACTTGCAGAATTGGCTTTGCTCCCTTTTCTTAATTCCTTAATAGCGCCTTCCAGTAAGCTTTTGGTAACCCCCATATCTTTAAGCATTTTAGAAACTTCAGATGAAGTATCCAAAAGTGACAGCCATAAGTGTTCGATTGTTACATACTCATCACCCATTTTTTTTGC
The sequence above is drawn from the Chryseobacterium daecheongense genome and encodes:
- a CDS encoding phosphatase PAP2 family protein — protein: MMNKLVLAFFMLLTLCLYKAQDTLQQENNLSHSISEPPALSEKVPFLKKEWVQKSIAPTLLFTASAATWGERKNIRDIRNRYLPDFKASFDDYLQYAPAATVYGLKLAGIKGRNNIGRATLSYATSLAIMGIIVNSIKYTSKVERPDASAKNSFPSGHAAMAFANASFLHKEYGLVNPAYSIGGYGAATLTGLGRNLNNRHWMPDILAGAGVGIISTELGYFFIDKFYKNKGDNLSLLSRIESNGYPSFLSIKVGSALATTNFLKESELDNRKQVGFDAGLEGAYFFSKKWGIGGDLSFSSFPIKPQRLTLDDEEHYENFDITTQSLGFLNFGLGPYFSHEFAKNWEVMLKATGGYSIPASGKIFVKSEHIGTPDNQLELATYKPSKAFRLNLGSAITYKFNPELGITAYAEYNQIKSTMNYHFSDLVKDDEEMNEVFNTSFAKEKVRYITIGLRLTAYF
- a CDS encoding zinc metalloprotease codes for the protein MKKLLFGILALGFMSACNSDNVSNQGEETANKSATASDLANRRSCPSEEIRKQTLQNNPELRQKYAAIEANTERFANAIKMGKVLADGTVEIPVVVNVLYNTSAQNVSDARIAEQIAVLNADYGGTNSDVNKIPTEFQSVKSGDVKVRFRLANTVRKSTTKTSWSTNDAMKKASSGGIDATNPTNYFNIWVVGSMGQVLGYATFPESAGLWNDGVVIAAPYFGKTGASSPFNLGRTATHEVGHYLNLRHIWGDANCGNDQVADTPTQTGANYNKPTYPVYNTCSGVSRSIMFMNYMDYVDDAAMFMFSAGQKTRMQAVVSSSGPRAGLRVL
- a CDS encoding response regulator transcription factor encodes the protein MKKTIVIVDDHILIAKALEGIIDNFKDFEVIYVCENGKDLIQKFENNNKIPDIILLDISMPIMDGFETVLWLKENHPDIKVMALSMQGDDKSVIKMIKNGAKGYLLKNTHPKELETALVKLNTEGFFYPEWASRIIFSNLNNETESKDTVRISEREKEFLKYTVTELSYKEIADKMCCSPRTVESYRDQLCEKLDLKTRVGLAVFAMKNGFD
- a CDS encoding histidine kinase, with product MGKTELLITIILFNVFFVLFVAALMVYIRKYRQRKKEYLNEIEIKNEIHQKELLATQLEIQQATMQQIGRELHDNIGQKLTLVSLYTQQLLYENKVPEVNERIEQVSQIINQSLQDLRSLSKTLTDDNINQKEIVTLIQEEVDNTNAFKKCNVSFKHNFKQLDLGFVHKNVLLRITQEFIQNSIKHAQCKNIFINLNTSSEALWELNIQDDGIGFDRANIRSNGIGLTNMKNRAEIIGADFTLESLKNKGTTVNITLKRQP
- the clpB gene encoding ATP-dependent chaperone ClpB; the encoded protein is MNLNQYTVKSQEAIQAAQQVAMELGNQSIEPQHLLEGIFQVDENISPFLLKKSEADASLVRERNRESLERLPKVQGGNIYLSQSANKVLLDAPNIAKKMGDEYVTIEHLWLSLLDTSSEVSKMLKDMGVTKSLLEGAIKELRKGSKANSASSEETYQSLNKYAKNFNELAAEGKLDPVIGRDEEIRRVLQILSRRTKNNPILIGEPGVGKTAIAEGIAHRIINGDVPENLMDKTLYSLDMGALIAGAKYKGEFEERLKSVVNEVIKSDGQIILFIDEIHTLVGAGGGEGAMDAANILKPALARGELRAIGATTLNEYQKYFEKDKALERRFQKVMVEEPDTESAISILRGIKDKYEAHHKVRIKDEAIIAAVEMSQRYISDRFLPDKAIDLIDEASAKLRMEINSKPEELDVLDRKLMQMEIELAAISREGNQTKIDHLKEDISKISEQRNEINAKWLKEKQKSEDLTQIKKDIESLKLEAERASRAGDYAKVAEIQYGKIKEKEDDLQKLELEMQNHQNELIKEEVTAENISEVIAKWTGIPVTKLLQSEREKLLHLETELHHRVVGQEEAIQAVSDAIRRNRAGLSDEKKPIGSFLFLGTTGVGKTELAKALAEFLFDDENNMTRIDMSEYQERHSVSRLVGAPPGYVGYDEGGQLTEAVRRRPYSVVLLDEIEKAHPDVFNTLLQVLDDGRLTDNKGRVVNFKNSIIIMTSNLGSHLIQENFENITEANQDEIVEKTKEEVFDLLKQTLRPEFLNRIDEIVLFQPLRKKEIGKIVQYQLRGFNDMLAKRNIIMTATQDAVDYLMNKGYDPAFGARPLKRVIQQEVLNKLSREILAGNVNDGDRITLDYFDETGLVFRPAEK